One genomic region from Jiangella sp. DSM 45060 encodes:
- a CDS encoding DNA cytosine methyltransferase, whose product MCAAGATPKGDRVNRSLRRSTHNRRPVMQSTTLDLRRHIAQLLGQPIVPPLAVLVPTAGYNLTVTDLFAGAGGSSTGMIAVPGIRVVEAANHWKLALDVHNANHPHTVHKHVDLHEDDPRNFARTDILWASPECTKWSQAAGAAARPAIEEGLFEDPLSDDAATRSRLLMFDVLRFAEHHRYRAMVIENVVDIATQAKYRNAWRIWRHDLANLGYQFKVVSLNSMHAQALGSPAPQSRDRLYVVCWRKGERAPDIDRFMRSQAYCPPCDAIVESQQAWKPGRNVGRYRAQYVYVHAACGTTVEPGWLPAAAAIDWSIQGQRIGDRDKPLADKTRARIAAGIAKYWLPFIAEAAGNTYERRPGVRTWSVDDVLRTLHTTASKALVVPVEGRDGKDARIAGDPLRTMTTRAETALALMPFIAELRGGGSTARPTGDPMATVTAAGNHHALITRHYGIDGGDPARHTTIPDEVLRTLAANAGNMSLLAPYYSNGQAREIVEALSTITTVDRHALVTPAGGSWNDDARPTAEAMRALTTRDAYALVMRNNGSRGDGGEHMTPPSEVLRTLTTAGHQSVITQDSGARPTSGDIERAEAMVDDCMFRMLEPHEVAAGMAFPENYRWEGNRRERVRMAGNAVTPPAARDLMAAVAAAITGEDMDTPRPAPRALRPQTQLGKPGPALGL is encoded by the coding sequence TTGTGCGCGGCAGGGGCCACCCCAAAAGGCGACAGAGTCAACCGCTCCCTGCGCCGCTCAACGCACAACAGGAGACCCGTAATGCAGTCGACCACGCTCGACCTCAGACGGCACATCGCGCAACTGTTGGGCCAGCCCATCGTCCCGCCGTTGGCCGTTCTGGTCCCGACCGCCGGGTACAACCTCACGGTCACGGACCTGTTCGCCGGCGCCGGCGGCTCCTCGACCGGCATGATCGCCGTCCCCGGTATCCGGGTTGTCGAGGCGGCCAACCATTGGAAACTCGCCCTCGACGTCCACAACGCGAACCACCCCCACACCGTGCACAAACACGTCGACCTCCACGAAGACGACCCCCGCAACTTCGCACGCACCGACATCCTTTGGGCCTCACCGGAATGCACGAAATGGTCGCAGGCCGCCGGAGCGGCCGCCCGCCCGGCGATCGAGGAGGGCCTGTTCGAAGACCCGCTGTCCGACGACGCCGCGACCCGCAGCCGGTTGCTGATGTTCGACGTGCTCCGGTTCGCCGAACACCACCGCTACCGCGCCATGGTCATCGAGAACGTCGTGGACATCGCCACCCAGGCGAAGTATCGCAACGCGTGGCGGATCTGGCGCCACGACCTCGCGAACCTCGGCTATCAATTCAAGGTCGTCAGCCTCAACAGCATGCACGCCCAGGCGCTCGGGAGCCCGGCACCGCAGTCCCGCGACCGGCTGTACGTCGTGTGCTGGCGCAAGGGCGAACGCGCACCCGACATCGACAGATTCATGCGCTCGCAGGCGTACTGCCCACCCTGCGACGCCATCGTGGAGTCCCAGCAGGCGTGGAAACCCGGACGGAACGTCGGCCGATACCGAGCCCAATACGTGTACGTCCACGCCGCATGCGGGACCACCGTCGAGCCCGGCTGGCTGCCCGCGGCCGCCGCGATCGACTGGAGCATCCAGGGACAGCGCATCGGCGACCGGGACAAACCACTGGCCGACAAGACCCGCGCGCGCATCGCCGCCGGCATCGCCAAGTACTGGCTGCCGTTCATCGCCGAGGCCGCCGGGAACACATACGAGCGGCGACCCGGTGTGCGCACCTGGTCCGTCGATGACGTGCTGCGGACGCTGCACACGACCGCCAGCAAGGCACTCGTGGTGCCCGTCGAGGGCCGCGACGGCAAGGACGCCCGGATCGCGGGCGACCCACTGCGGACCATGACGACGCGGGCCGAGACCGCGCTGGCGCTGATGCCGTTCATCGCCGAGCTGCGCGGCGGCGGATCGACGGCCAGGCCGACAGGTGACCCCATGGCGACAGTGACGGCGGCCGGGAACCACCACGCGCTGATCACCCGCCACTACGGCATCGACGGCGGCGACCCGGCCCGGCACACCACGATCCCTGACGAGGTGCTGCGCACCCTCGCAGCCAACGCCGGGAACATGTCGCTACTCGCGCCGTACTACAGCAACGGCCAGGCCCGCGAGATCGTCGAGGCGCTGTCGACCATCACTACGGTCGACCGCCACGCACTCGTCACGCCCGCCGGCGGGTCGTGGAACGACGACGCCCGCCCCACGGCCGAGGCGATGCGCGCGCTCACCACCCGCGACGCCTACGCCCTGGTGATGCGGAACAACGGCTCCCGGGGCGACGGCGGCGAGCACATGACCCCGCCGTCCGAAGTGCTCCGGACCCTCACCACCGCCGGTCACCAGTCGGTCATCACCCAAGACTCTGGCGCCCGACCGACGTCGGGCGACATCGAGCGCGCCGAGGCGATGGTGGACGACTGCATGTTCCGGATGCTCGAGCCCCACGAGGTCGCCGCCGGTATGGCTTTCCCCGAGAACTACCGCTGGGAGGGCAACCGGCGCGAGCGAGTCCGGATGGCCGGAAACGCCGTCACCCCGCCCGCGGCGCGGGACCTCATGGCCGCCGTTGCGGCGGCGATCACCGGAGAGGACATGGACACTCCCCGCCCGGCGCCGCGGGCGCTTCGACCGCAGACCCAACTCGGCAAACCCGGACCTGCGCTGGGTCTGTGA
- a CDS encoding methyltransferase domain-containing protein yields MRANLDAIALVQLLQREARQASDEERRVLARWSSWGAVPQVFDEQASEWQREREYLRSVLGDSAYAAARRTTINAHYTDPAYVQPMWDLLAGLGLAGGEVLEPGCGSGTFIGLAPTAARVTGVELDPTSAAIAAALYPGAQVRAESFADTRFPDGHFDAVIGNVPFGDVRLHDPKHNAGGHALHNHFIIKSLGLTRPGGLVAVLTSHFTLDAQNPAARREMNALADLVGAVRMPSGAHRRAAGTEVVTDLLVFRRRDRDTPPRSTLWETVTARKVDGEIVRVNSYFDHHPERILGDLGVGLGMYGAQTLHVRADLAQTPARLAGALAGVAEAARTDSLQMTARRPAMQGEARPAALAPDGLWDGHLVANEDNTFSVVTDGMLEDRPVPTTQRRELRALLGLRDVARALLTAEAADLDDTPEIAALRADLADQYHRYVDRYGPINRFTTRTTGRVDPATGEPRPSRVAPPVMRIFRTDPFAALVKGLEVFDDASQTATPATIMTQRVVAPRVPVLGADTPQEALAVVLDAHGRVDLMQVAQLLGVGEDEARAMLGELVYDDPQTKQLLTAAEYLSGNVRQKLDAAVTAVEADPERYAVNVAALRQVQPGDLGPGDIEARLGAAWIDAATHERFLSELLNDPSVQVEHPGGAIWEVRGNKWSVAASEEWGTERMPATAIAKATLEQRPIQVTDEIEDGGRVINPVETAAAQEKARLLQERFAEWVWEDPERAARLQREYNDRFNTIVLRDYASEGQRLTLPGLAATFTPREHQRTAVARMLAEPAVGLFHEVGAGKTAEMVMGSMELRRLGMVRKPCVIVPNHMLEQFSREWLQLYPTARILAASSDDLRGDQRRLFVARCATNDWDAVIMTRGAFERIPVSPDVEAAYQEREMDALRAMLANSRESHGLSVKRLERAVLAAEERLKERLDGPRDPGISFEQTGIDYLVVDEMHDYKNLRTVSNIRDAAIVGSRRASDLHMKTEYLRDQHGDRVITAATATPIANSVTEAHVMQRFLRPDLLDEAGVGDFDSWAATFGQTVTEIEMAPAGGYRLQTRFAKFQNVPEMLRMWHVFADVKTAEDLNLPTPDLAVREDGERAPVTTVVPPSDELTAYVADLGERAERVKNRQVDSSTDNMLKISTDGRKAALDMRLVSGHRPLADATKLDVVADNVARIWAHHRDARYLTPGTEEYSPAPGALQIVFCDLGTPQENWNVYDELRDLLGRRGLPREQVRFMHEARNDTEKARLFAAARAGHIAVLLGSTAKMGVGTNVQARAVALHHVDCPWRPADLAQRDGRIKRQGNQNAEIQIYRYVTEGSFDGYLWQTVERKAKFIAQIMRGRLDVRAIDDVGDNALSFAEVKALAAGDPLILERANAHAELTRLDRLRRAHHRQQDNLRQRRNFAAARIRDLDQQRPILEAAIARTIPVAGDAFAMTVDGTRVTKRTDAAAAIARWATQHLPGNPYRQADLGVLGEIAGHTIEATYLPPGSVLGQPARVELRLRGVPLSDASVTVATITDGHGIGTVRVLENRVAAIPADLAETDRMRVDAVNEQQDAETALEAPFKHAAALHEAREALDRIVAAMTDQAAGEAAAETQPPPALPPSRRPGAQQPPRKQLGQPGPDLGL; encoded by the coding sequence GTGCGGGCGAACCTCGACGCGATCGCGTTGGTGCAGCTGCTGCAGCGGGAGGCGCGGCAGGCCAGCGACGAGGAGCGCCGCGTGCTGGCGCGCTGGTCGAGCTGGGGTGCGGTGCCCCAGGTGTTCGACGAGCAGGCGTCCGAGTGGCAGCGCGAGCGCGAGTACCTGCGGTCGGTGCTCGGCGACTCGGCGTACGCGGCGGCGCGCCGCACGACGATCAACGCGCACTACACCGATCCGGCCTACGTGCAACCGATGTGGGACCTGCTGGCCGGCCTCGGGCTCGCCGGCGGGGAGGTGCTGGAGCCGGGCTGCGGGTCCGGGACCTTCATCGGCCTTGCGCCCACCGCAGCGCGTGTGACCGGGGTGGAACTGGACCCGACCAGCGCCGCGATCGCGGCCGCGCTGTATCCGGGCGCGCAGGTTCGGGCGGAGTCGTTCGCCGACACCCGCTTTCCGGACGGGCACTTCGACGCCGTCATCGGGAACGTCCCGTTCGGTGATGTCCGCCTGCACGACCCGAAGCACAACGCCGGCGGCCACGCTTTGCACAACCACTTCATCATCAAGTCCCTCGGCCTCACCCGACCGGGCGGGCTGGTGGCTGTGCTGACGAGCCATTTCACTCTGGACGCGCAGAACCCGGCCGCGCGGCGGGAGATGAACGCCCTAGCTGACCTGGTCGGCGCGGTCCGGATGCCGTCCGGTGCGCACCGCCGCGCCGCGGGCACGGAGGTGGTGACGGACCTGCTGGTGTTCCGCCGCCGCGACCGCGACACCCCGCCGAGGTCGACGCTGTGGGAGACCGTCACCGCCCGCAAGGTCGACGGCGAGATCGTCCGGGTGAACTCCTACTTCGATCACCACCCGGAGCGGATCCTCGGGGATCTCGGTGTCGGCCTCGGCATGTACGGGGCGCAGACCCTGCACGTGCGCGCCGATCTCGCCCAGACGCCAGCACGCCTCGCCGGGGCGCTCGCCGGCGTCGCCGAGGCGGCCCGCACCGACAGCCTGCAGATGACGGCCCGCAGGCCGGCGATGCAGGGTGAGGCCCGGCCGGCGGCGCTGGCCCCGGACGGTCTGTGGGACGGGCACCTGGTCGCGAACGAAGACAACACGTTCAGCGTCGTGACCGACGGCATGCTCGAGGACCGCCCGGTCCCGACCACCCAGCGGCGGGAACTGCGGGCCCTGCTGGGGCTGCGCGACGTCGCCCGAGCGCTGCTGACGGCCGAGGCCGCCGACCTCGACGACACCCCGGAGATCGCCGCCCTGCGAGCGGACCTGGCCGACCAGTACCACCGCTACGTGGACCGGTACGGGCCGATCAACCGGTTCACCACCCGGACCACCGGCCGCGTCGACCCCGCGACCGGGGAGCCCCGGCCGTCGCGGGTCGCGCCGCCGGTGATGCGGATCTTCCGCACCGACCCGTTCGCCGCGCTGGTGAAGGGGCTGGAGGTGTTCGACGACGCCTCCCAGACCGCCACCCCGGCCACGATCATGACACAACGAGTCGTCGCGCCCCGCGTGCCCGTCCTGGGAGCGGACACTCCGCAGGAGGCGCTGGCCGTCGTGCTGGACGCGCACGGCCGCGTCGACCTGATGCAGGTGGCACAACTGCTCGGGGTCGGCGAGGACGAAGCCCGCGCCATGCTGGGCGAACTCGTGTACGACGACCCGCAGACGAAGCAGCTGCTCACCGCTGCGGAGTACCTGTCTGGCAACGTCCGGCAGAAACTCGACGCCGCCGTCACGGCCGTCGAGGCCGACCCGGAGCGGTACGCGGTGAACGTGGCCGCGCTGCGTCAGGTCCAGCCCGGTGACCTCGGGCCGGGCGACATCGAGGCCCGGCTGGGTGCGGCGTGGATCGACGCCGCCACGCATGAGCGGTTCCTGTCCGAGCTGCTGAACGATCCGTCGGTCCAGGTCGAGCACCCCGGCGGCGCCATCTGGGAGGTGCGCGGGAACAAGTGGTCGGTCGCGGCCAGCGAGGAGTGGGGCACCGAGCGGATGCCGGCGACGGCGATCGCGAAGGCGACGCTGGAACAGCGCCCGATCCAGGTCACCGACGAGATCGAGGACGGCGGGCGGGTGATCAACCCAGTCGAGACCGCGGCCGCGCAGGAGAAGGCCAGGCTGCTTCAGGAACGGTTCGCCGAGTGGGTGTGGGAGGACCCGGAGCGGGCGGCCCGGCTGCAGCGCGAGTACAACGACCGGTTCAACACCATCGTGTTGCGCGACTACGCCTCCGAGGGGCAGCGGCTGACCCTGCCGGGACTGGCCGCGACGTTCACTCCGCGTGAGCACCAGCGCACCGCGGTGGCGCGGATGCTCGCCGAACCCGCGGTCGGGCTGTTCCACGAGGTCGGCGCCGGGAAGACCGCGGAGATGGTGATGGGTTCGATGGAGTTGCGGCGCCTGGGCATGGTCCGCAAGCCCTGCGTGATCGTGCCCAACCACATGCTCGAGCAGTTCAGCCGTGAGTGGTTGCAGCTCTACCCGACGGCCCGCATCCTGGCCGCGTCGAGCGATGACCTTCGCGGCGATCAGCGCAGGTTGTTCGTCGCACGCTGCGCCACCAACGACTGGGACGCGGTCATCATGACCCGTGGGGCGTTCGAACGCATCCCGGTGTCTCCCGATGTCGAGGCTGCGTATCAGGAGCGCGAGATGGACGCGCTGCGAGCGATGCTGGCCAACTCCCGCGAGTCCCACGGGCTGAGCGTGAAACGGCTGGAGAGGGCCGTGCTGGCCGCTGAGGAGCGGCTGAAGGAACGCCTGGACGGGCCCCGCGACCCGGGCATCAGTTTCGAGCAGACCGGCATCGACTACCTGGTCGTCGACGAGATGCACGACTACAAGAACCTGCGCACGGTCTCCAACATCCGCGACGCCGCGATCGTCGGCAGCCGCCGCGCCAGCGACCTGCACATGAAGACCGAGTACCTGCGCGACCAGCACGGGGACCGCGTCATCACGGCGGCCACCGCCACACCGATCGCCAACTCCGTCACCGAAGCGCACGTGATGCAGCGCTTCCTGCGCCCGGACCTGCTCGACGAGGCCGGCGTGGGTGACTTCGACTCGTGGGCGGCCACCTTCGGGCAGACCGTCACCGAGATCGAGATGGCCCCGGCCGGCGGCTACCGGCTGCAGACCCGGTTCGCGAAGTTCCAGAACGTCCCCGAGATGCTGCGCATGTGGCACGTCTTCGCCGACGTCAAGACCGCCGAGGACCTCAACCTCCCCACCCCGGACCTCGCCGTCCGCGAAGACGGGGAACGAGCACCGGTCACGACCGTGGTGCCGCCGTCGGACGAACTCACCGCCTATGTGGCTGATCTCGGCGAGCGGGCGGAACGTGTGAAGAACCGCCAGGTCGACAGCAGCACGGACAACATGCTGAAGATCAGCACCGACGGCCGCAAGGCTGCCCTGGACATGCGTCTGGTCTCCGGCCACCGACCACTCGCTGACGCGACGAAGCTCGACGTTGTCGCCGACAACGTCGCCAGGATCTGGGCCCATCACCGCGACGCCCGGTACCTGACTCCGGGCACCGAGGAGTACTCGCCGGCGCCGGGCGCGCTGCAGATCGTGTTCTGCGACCTCGGCACCCCGCAGGAGAACTGGAACGTCTACGACGAGCTGCGGGACCTGCTCGGTCGCCGCGGACTGCCGCGCGAGCAGGTCAGGTTCATGCACGAGGCCCGCAACGACACCGAGAAAGCCCGACTGTTCGCCGCCGCCCGGGCTGGGCACATCGCAGTGCTACTCGGGTCGACGGCGAAGATGGGCGTTGGAACCAACGTCCAGGCCAGGGCGGTCGCGCTGCACCACGTCGACTGCCCCTGGCGGCCGGCCGACCTGGCCCAGCGCGACGGGCGGATCAAACGCCAGGGCAATCAGAACGCCGAGATCCAGATCTACCGATACGTCACCGAGGGCAGCTTCGACGGCTACCTCTGGCAGACCGTCGAACGCAAAGCGAAGTTCATCGCCCAGATCATGCGCGGCCGCCTCGACGTCCGCGCCATCGATGACGTCGGCGACAACGCCCTGTCTTTCGCCGAGGTCAAAGCCCTCGCCGCCGGAGACCCGCTCATCCTGGAGCGCGCCAACGCCCACGCCGAACTCACCCGCCTTGATCGCCTGCGCCGTGCCCACCACCGCCAGCAGGACAACCTTCGCCAGCGCCGCAACTTCGCCGCCGCCCGGATCCGCGACCTCGACCAGCAGCGGCCGATCCTCGAGGCCGCCATCGCCCGCACCATCCCCGTGGCCGGCGACGCCTTCGCCATGACCGTCGACGGGACCCGGGTCACCAAACGCACCGACGCCGCAGCAGCTATCGCCCGGTGGGCCACCCAACACCTGCCGGGCAACCCGTATCGGCAGGCCGACCTCGGTGTCCTCGGCGAGATCGCCGGGCACACCATCGAAGCCACCTACCTGCCACCGGGCAGCGTCCTCGGGCAGCCCGCTCGGGTCGAGCTGCGGCTGCGCGGCGTGCCGCTCAGCGACGCGTCGGTGACGGTTGCCACGATCACCGATGGCCACGGCATTGGCACCGTGCGCGTGCTGGAGAACCGGGTCGCGGCGATCCCGGCGGACCTGGCCGAGACCGACCGGATGCGCGTCGACGCCGTCAACGAGCAGCAGGACGCCGAAACCGCGCTCGAAGCGCCGTTCAAACACGCCGCAGCGCTGCACGAGGCTCGCGAAGCACTCGACCGGATCGTCGCAGCCATGACCGACCAGGCCGCAGGGGAGGCGGCGGCGGAAACCCAGCCGCCCCCGGCCCTGCCGCCCAGTCGCAGGCCAGGCGCGCAACAGCCACCCAGGAAGCAACTCGGACAGCCCGGGCCGGACCTGGGTCTCTGA
- a CDS encoding TnpV protein, giving the protein MNRYGRLAMEHWQQVAPQRVAELEDPTAFFSTLGQQVEGRVQELQDQLAGPDVPGEDYLAKVGRLNMTRLQAEEMALAELVWLEASTDEPDPPSRTDEFLWAIHRAANEDDDQPTT; this is encoded by the coding sequence ATGAACAGGTACGGCCGGCTGGCGATGGAGCACTGGCAGCAGGTCGCCCCGCAGCGGGTGGCGGAGCTGGAGGATCCGACGGCGTTCTTTTCGACGTTGGGTCAGCAGGTGGAGGGGCGGGTGCAGGAGCTGCAGGACCAGCTGGCGGGCCCGGACGTGCCGGGCGAGGACTACCTGGCGAAGGTGGGTCGGCTGAACATGACGCGCCTGCAGGCCGAGGAGATGGCTCTGGCCGAGTTGGTGTGGCTGGAGGCCTCGACGGACGAGCCGGATCCGCCGAGCCGGACCGACGAATTCCTGTGGGCGATCCATCGGGCGGCGAACGAGGACGACGACCAGCCGACCACGTAG
- a CDS encoding helix-turn-helix domain-containing protein: MELIGVGEAARRLGRSEARVRQLLRSGALPGERVSGVWLVDATAIRERGSYALGPGRPLAPPHAWRVITAIDALTSDPHLPPVSALADLAAGMVGGSRRRLVENLRRAPGGDRWRSWLASRAVTRRYTATETIAYRLLSDGRVSIGGARGLAAAGSLAARPSDGIDAYVREADAGTVIAAHGLEAEPTGPVRLRIVSDVVGAVSGLVAGRSAPVAACLVDLLDSADPASRVTAERRLQHLVDALHRLRDGPAP; this comes from the coding sequence ATGGAGCTGATCGGCGTTGGCGAGGCTGCGCGCCGGCTTGGCCGGTCCGAGGCCCGCGTGCGTCAACTCCTGCGTTCGGGTGCCTTGCCCGGCGAGCGCGTGTCCGGGGTGTGGCTCGTGGACGCAACCGCGATCCGAGAACGGGGGTCCTATGCGCTCGGCCCTGGCCGTCCATTGGCGCCTCCGCATGCCTGGCGGGTGATCACTGCGATAGACGCTCTTACCTCCGACCCGCACCTGCCACCGGTCAGTGCCCTAGCCGATCTCGCCGCTGGCATGGTCGGAGGTTCCCGGCGCCGCCTGGTGGAGAACCTGCGGCGCGCGCCTGGCGGGGATCGGTGGCGGTCGTGGCTTGCGAGCCGCGCCGTGACCAGGCGTTACACCGCCACCGAGACGATCGCGTACCGCCTTCTCAGTGACGGCAGAGTGAGCATCGGAGGTGCCCGCGGCCTTGCGGCGGCAGGCTCGCTCGCAGCCCGGCCCAGTGACGGGATCGACGCCTACGTGCGAGAGGCCGACGCGGGCACTGTGATCGCGGCCCATGGGCTCGAGGCGGAGCCGACCGGGCCGGTCAGACTGCGGATCGTTTCGGATGTGGTCGGTGCCGTGAGCGGTCTGGTCGCTGGACGGTCGGCTCCGGTCGCGGCCTGCCTGGTCGATCTACTGGACTCCGCGGATCCGGCTTCGCGGGTGACCGCAGAGCGGCGCCTGCAGCACCTCGTCGACGCGCTGCACCGACTGCGAGACGGTCCTGCGCCGTAG
- a CDS encoding DUF2971 domain-containing protein — protein sequence MDFDASQWNPSTIGKASRSVYHYTSADGLLGIVESGTLRASEASSLNDLAEIKQGWKFIRNWLDQQSDSKTVSYLRRLAGEDGSVGGPSQTEAFVVSSSTIGDDANQWRLYAAGGRGYAIELDPGTSLAVLAKGKRIEKKSERRNALNLGELMRDSVMVSPWLKVLYSDQEKDAAMVDLLEWADRSAEYFENASSSEEQWDLNRQEYEVAVHVALEKIAQLIKEPGFAGEREARTVVTFAWAGPHLSFRAGQYGISRYARLAVASASKEGRVWYVDDGIVEADKLPIKSVRLGPLLHAENNMSSVEALLKACGYKNVGVDASTVPLR from the coding sequence ATGGACTTTGATGCGTCGCAATGGAATCCGTCGACTATCGGCAAGGCAAGCCGTAGTGTATATCATTATACGAGCGCGGATGGACTTCTCGGGATTGTAGAGAGCGGCACGCTGCGAGCATCCGAGGCCTCAAGTCTTAACGACCTCGCTGAGATCAAGCAAGGATGGAAATTTATTCGCAACTGGCTGGACCAGCAGAGCGATAGCAAGACGGTAAGCTACTTGCGACGTCTTGCTGGTGAAGACGGGTCGGTCGGCGGCCCATCTCAGACGGAAGCATTCGTCGTGTCGTCTTCAACGATCGGCGATGACGCAAATCAATGGCGCCTCTATGCAGCTGGAGGGCGGGGCTACGCGATTGAGCTCGATCCAGGAACATCCCTCGCCGTTCTCGCAAAAGGTAAGCGAATCGAGAAGAAATCTGAGCGGCGAAATGCGCTCAATCTCGGCGAGTTGATGCGTGATTCGGTGATGGTAAGTCCGTGGCTGAAGGTGCTGTATTCCGATCAGGAGAAGGATGCTGCGATGGTTGACCTTCTTGAATGGGCGGATCGCTCTGCCGAGTACTTCGAGAATGCATCCTCAAGCGAGGAGCAATGGGACCTCAACAGACAGGAATATGAAGTTGCGGTTCACGTTGCCCTGGAAAAAATTGCTCAACTGATCAAGGAGCCCGGATTCGCCGGTGAGAGGGAAGCGCGAACTGTCGTTACCTTTGCCTGGGCCGGTCCGCATCTGTCCTTCCGTGCCGGGCAATACGGGATTTCAAGGTATGCGAGGCTAGCGGTCGCGTCGGCATCTAAGGAAGGTCGAGTCTGGTATGTGGATGATGGCATCGTGGAGGCTGACAAGTTGCCAATAAAGTCGGTGCGATTAGGGCCATTGCTGCATGCGGAAAACAACATGAGCTCGGTGGAAGCCCTCCTAAAGGCATGCGGTTACAAGAACGTCGGTGTCGACGCATCAACAGTCCCGCTGAGGTGA